One Verrucomicrobiaceae bacterium genomic window carries:
- a CDS encoding replication-associated recombination protein A: protein MNDDFFTQAPPSERTRSAGVTHAKAAPLASRMRPRTLDEYTGQQHILAEGKLLRRAVQADRFSSIILYGPPGVGKTTLAHIISQETQSRFITLSGVESSVADIRREAEHAQQHTRLYEKTTILFVDEIHRFNKAQQDVLLPHLERGTVRFIGATTHNPFFYVNSPLVSRSQVFQLEPLGISDLETLIDRALADSERGLGDQQVRIEADARLHLATVADGDARRCLNALELAVLTTAPNAAGEIIITLAAAEESMQQKTVVYDGDGDAHYDTISAFIKSMRASDPDATLYWLAKMLHAGEDIRFIARRIVIAASEDVGMADSNALRVAVAAQQAVEAIGMPEARIILAHAAVYNATAPKSNRAYTGIDAALKDIREGRTLPIPRHLRDAHHKKAAKEFGHGAGYLYPHDFEGGFVPQRCIEGGRIYYDPTSNGLEGRIKERLDHWRAQWAQAEASSPVG from the coding sequence ATGAACGACGACTTTTTCACCCAGGCACCGCCATCGGAACGGACCCGTAGCGCCGGGGTGACGCATGCGAAGGCTGCCCCACTGGCCTCACGCATGCGCCCGCGAACGCTCGACGAGTATACTGGGCAGCAGCACATTTTGGCCGAGGGGAAGCTGCTCCGACGTGCTGTACAGGCGGATCGTTTTTCCTCGATCATCCTCTACGGTCCCCCCGGTGTGGGAAAGACCACTCTAGCTCACATCATTAGCCAGGAGACTCAATCACGCTTCATCACGCTCAGTGGCGTGGAGAGCAGTGTGGCGGATATCCGGCGGGAGGCGGAGCATGCGCAGCAGCACACGCGGCTCTATGAAAAGACGACGATTCTCTTTGTGGACGAGATTCACCGCTTCAACAAAGCCCAACAGGATGTGTTGCTGCCGCACCTTGAGCGCGGGACGGTGCGCTTCATCGGTGCCACCACACACAATCCGTTCTTTTATGTCAATAGCCCGCTCGTCAGCCGCTCGCAGGTTTTTCAGCTAGAGCCCCTGGGTATAAGCGATCTCGAAACGCTCATCGACCGCGCTTTAGCGGACTCGGAGCGGGGACTGGGCGATCAGCAGGTGCGGATCGAGGCGGATGCCCGTCTGCACCTCGCCACCGTGGCAGATGGGGATGCGCGGCGCTGCCTCAATGCCCTGGAGTTGGCCGTTTTGACCACTGCGCCGAATGCGGCGGGGGAGATCATCATCACGCTGGCAGCGGCGGAGGAGAGCATGCAGCAAAAAACCGTCGTCTATGATGGCGATGGTGATGCCCACTACGATACGATCAGCGCTTTCATCAAAAGCATGCGTGCCAGCGATCCAGATGCCACGCTCTACTGGCTGGCGAAAATGCTGCACGCAGGTGAGGATATCCGTTTCATCGCACGGCGCATCGTCATCGCCGCCAGTGAGGATGTGGGCATGGCGGATAGCAATGCGCTCCGTGTCGCAGTCGCTGCGCAGCAGGCCGTGGAGGCTATCGGCATGCCAGAGGCACGCATCATCCTGGCGCATGCAGCCGTGTACAATGCCACCGCGCCCAAAAGCAATCGCGCCTACACCGGCATCGACGCTGCGCTGAAAGACATCCGAGAGGGGCGTACACTGCCCATCCCGCGTCACCTGCGGGATGCGCATCACAAAAAGGCGGCCAAAGAGTTCGGCCATGGTGCGGGTTATCTCTATCCGCATGATTTTGAGGGCGGATTCGTGCCGCAGCGCTGCATTGAAGGAGGCCGCATCTATTACGATCC
- a CDS encoding Rrf2 family transcriptional regulator: MKLSKKAEYALRALVAMGSALEGTKFSIQDLAQSEKISLKFLEQILLALKNGGLLHSKRGAGGGYQLAKNPARIPLGEVIAIFDGPFDPLPSRENAALAATFGQFRELANAWLAEHTVADVIEHERGQANVSFEI, translated from the coding sequence ATGAAACTCTCCAAAAAAGCCGAATATGCCCTCCGCGCTCTGGTAGCGATGGGGAGTGCGCTTGAGGGGACGAAATTCTCGATTCAGGACCTCGCTCAGTCGGAAAAAATCTCTCTCAAGTTCCTGGAACAGATCCTACTGGCGCTAAAAAACGGCGGCCTACTCCACAGCAAACGCGGCGCAGGCGGCGGCTACCAATTAGCCAAAAATCCCGCTCGCATCCCCCTGGGTGAGGTGATTGCGATCTTTGATGGCCCCTTTGATCCCCTGCCCTCTCGTGAAAATGCAGCCCTAGCGGCCACTTTTGGCCAATTTCGGGAATTAGCCAATGCATGGCTCGCAGAGCACACCGTGGCCGATGTGATCGAGCATGAAAGAGGTCAGGCAAACGTCAGCTTCGAAATTTGA
- a CDS encoding sigma-54-dependent Fis family transcriptional regulator translates to MTKLCKAAGHQVFGCTTGLDGIAAIRANQPELVIVDLRIGDVNGLDLVSMCREQYPTTAVIMVTGHGSVETAVEAMRLGAFDYLTKPFDLGDLIKTVNQALASNGAGAAGTAATATNAALPSSILRTSSSAKLIGHSDAIQRIFDIVRRVANNDSPVLLEGEFGTGKHMVARALHEASRRTKAPFKELQCSAMPEAALETELFGSTSIFQRVAGGTVHLAEINQLPARIQAHLNTFLDETMVRKTWSSGSSLDYRLVVSSTSSLEEAVTAGKFREDLYYKLSVVPLKIPALRERREDIKPLVEHMLKDLAERTESKAKTIDQNAIEFLEKYTWPGNVSELRNAIERACAFAENDRVRPSDLPTKVTQQIEVPTPSVSEGITKLPIGSKLDDFVKNQERIFIQETLRYNNGSREKTASMLGISIATLYRKMGLNVERKTTT, encoded by the coding sequence ATGACCAAACTCTGCAAAGCAGCGGGTCATCAGGTTTTCGGCTGCACCACTGGTCTCGATGGCATTGCGGCCATCCGGGCTAACCAACCGGAGCTCGTCATCGTCGATCTGCGTATCGGCGATGTGAATGGTCTGGACCTGGTGAGCATGTGCCGAGAGCAGTATCCGACGACTGCCGTCATCATGGTGACAGGTCATGGCAGCGTGGAAACAGCGGTCGAGGCGATGCGTCTCGGTGCTTTTGACTACCTGACAAAGCCCTTTGATCTGGGAGACCTCATCAAAACGGTCAATCAAGCGCTCGCCAGCAACGGAGCCGGCGCAGCAGGCACTGCGGCCACTGCGACGAACGCAGCCCTCCCCTCCAGCATCCTGCGCACCAGCTCTTCTGCAAAACTCATCGGTCATAGCGATGCCATCCAGCGCATTTTTGACATCGTGCGTCGAGTCGCGAACAACGATAGCCCGGTGCTGTTGGAAGGTGAGTTCGGAACGGGCAAGCACATGGTCGCTCGTGCCCTGCATGAGGCCAGCCGCCGCACCAAAGCCCCCTTTAAGGAACTGCAATGCTCCGCCATGCCAGAGGCAGCTCTGGAGACAGAGCTGTTTGGCAGTACGTCCATCTTTCAGCGTGTCGCTGGTGGCACGGTGCATCTGGCAGAGATCAATCAGCTCCCAGCTCGTATCCAGGCACACCTCAATACCTTCCTGGATGAGACCATGGTGCGTAAGACTTGGTCGAGCGGTAGCTCTCTCGACTATCGCCTCGTCGTGAGCAGCACGAGCAGCCTAGAGGAGGCCGTGACGGCCGGAAAATTCCGCGAGGATCTCTATTATAAGCTCTCCGTCGTCCCTCTGAAGATCCCAGCCCTCCGTGAGCGCCGTGAGGACATCAAACCCCTCGTCGAGCACATGCTCAAAGATCTCGCTGAGCGGACAGAGTCCAAGGCGAAGACCATCGACCAAAACGCCATCGAATTCCTGGAGAAGTACACCTGGCCTGGCAACGTCTCGGAGCTGCGCAATGCCATCGAGCGGGCCTGTGCCTTTGCGGAGAATGACCGCGTCCGCCCCAGTGACCTACCCACCAAAGTCACGCAGCAAATCGAGGTGCCTACGCCCTCTGTCAGTGAGGGGATCACCAAGCTGCCCATCGGCAGCAAGCTCGATGACTTCGTGAAAAACCAGGAGCGCATCTTCATCCAGGAGACGCTGCGTTACAATAATGGCTCACGCGAGAAGACCGCCAGCATGCTCGGCATCTCCATCGCCACGCTTTATCGTAAAATGGGGCTCAACGTCGAGCGCAAGACCACTACCTGA
- a CDS encoding SMP-30/gluconolactonase/LRE family protein: MHFQSLSSLAFILLLSSCSSMRSPLVPGAVPKDHGAIGATEGPAWKDGSLYFTDGQHINRMGPDGKTSVFRHNASNGLLFDREGRLVACETKTRRVTRTEKDGSITVLADRYRKGRFNSPNDLCMDSKGRIYFTDPRYGSRAGMEIKHENIGIFTHPLAVTLQCVDSCPVPIGVGARGDTKVKVQPNRPGSIDSLSSDSIRNTFVEGVYRIDGKGKASLILTGGRFCYLERPNGILISPDDRFLYIADNNNNNHGGSRKLVRYELDANGDVKPGTRKVLFDWKDGRGPDGMKMDAEGRIYVVAGTNKTTPHETTRFKAGCYILSPSGRLIDFIPTGPDEACNCAFGGKDGKTLFITSGSHLWSVPLK, translated from the coding sequence ATGCACTTTCAATCGCTCTCTAGCCTCGCTTTCATCCTCCTTCTGTCCTCATGCTCCTCCATGCGCTCGCCGCTGGTGCCTGGAGCGGTGCCAAAAGACCACGGAGCCATCGGTGCCACGGAAGGACCGGCCTGGAAGGACGGATCGCTCTACTTCACCGATGGGCAGCACATCAACCGCATGGGACCAGACGGCAAAACGAGCGTTTTCCGCCACAACGCATCCAACGGCCTGCTTTTCGACCGCGAAGGCCGTCTCGTGGCCTGTGAAACCAAAACCCGCCGCGTCACCCGAACCGAGAAAGACGGCTCCATCACCGTGCTGGCGGATCGTTACCGCAAAGGACGCTTCAACTCGCCGAATGACCTATGCATGGACTCCAAGGGCCGGATTTACTTCACCGATCCACGTTATGGTTCGCGGGCGGGGATGGAGATAAAGCATGAAAACATCGGTATATTTACACATCCGTTAGCAGTCACTCTTCAATGTGTGGATTCTTGCCCAGTGCCAATTGGCGTAGGAGCGCGAGGCGACACGAAAGTTAAAGTACAGCCTAATCGTCCAGGGAGTATCGATTCATTGTCAAGCGACAGCATTCGAAACACGTTTGTTGAAGGTGTCTACCGAATCGATGGGAAAGGTAAGGCAAGCCTGATTCTGACTGGCGGACGTTTTTGTTACCTGGAGCGCCCCAACGGCATCCTCATCAGCCCTGATGACCGTTTTCTCTACATCGCGGACAATAACAACAACAATCATGGCGGCTCGCGGAAGCTGGTTCGCTATGAATTGGACGCGAATGGCGATGTGAAGCCTGGAACGCGAAAGGTGCTCTTTGACTGGAAAGATGGACGTGGGCCAGATGGTATGAAAATGGACGCAGAGGGCCGCATCTATGTCGTCGCAGGCACGAACAAGACCACTCCGCATGAGACGACACGCTTCAAGGCGGGTTGCTACATCCTCTCGCCGAGTGGTCGCCTCATCGACTTTATCCCCACCGGCCCGGATGAGGCCTGTAACTGCGCTTTTGGCGGCAAGGACGGCAAGACGCTCTTCATCACCTCTGGCAGCCATTTGTGGAGCGTGCCGCTGAAGTAG
- a CDS encoding nucleotidyl transferase AbiEii/AbiGii toxin family protein, translating to MPLTNFQRQILSLIAANRSEASHFAGGLVLNCTDDSPRYSHDFDIFHEASEEVARASEADVRTLRAAGFDIQPKTGDWTNPSSFRKAQLLHEGQKLEIDWAADSAFRFFPIENDPVLGWRLHLFDMATNKALALAARSVTRDYVDIVELDKTYPLEATIWAACGKDEGYSPMLLLDMMRRFARINPQQLETIQARNLDPIALKKAWIAMSDRAEAEITRVADTLPDTPIGVAFVDGAGKPGWLGTDPTLRIHRPSIRGCWPSVTNVDK from the coding sequence ATGCCTTTAACCAACTTCCAGCGCCAGATACTCAGCCTCATCGCCGCCAACCGCAGCGAGGCGAGCCACTTTGCTGGAGGACTTGTTCTCAACTGCACCGACGACTCGCCGCGCTACAGCCACGACTTCGATATATTTCACGAGGCGAGCGAGGAGGTGGCGCGGGCCAGCGAGGCAGATGTGCGCACGCTGCGTGCCGCTGGTTTTGACATTCAGCCTAAAACTGGCGATTGGACAAACCCGAGCAGCTTCCGCAAAGCGCAGCTCCTCCACGAAGGACAAAAGCTTGAAATTGACTGGGCTGCGGATTCCGCCTTTCGCTTCTTTCCCATCGAAAACGATCCCGTGCTCGGCTGGCGGCTGCACTTGTTTGACATGGCGACGAACAAGGCCTTGGCGCTGGCCGCACGCTCGGTGACACGCGATTACGTGGACATCGTCGAGCTGGACAAGACTTATCCTCTTGAAGCCACGATCTGGGCCGCCTGCGGAAAAGATGAAGGCTACAGCCCCATGCTGCTGCTCGATATGATGCGTCGCTTTGCTCGCATCAATCCGCAGCAGCTTGAGACAATTCAGGCCCGTAACCTTGACCCCATCGCCCTGAAAAAAGCTTGGATTGCCATGTCGGACCGGGCGGAGGCGGAGATCACGCGGGTGGCGGATACGCTGCCGGACACGCCCATCGGCGTGGCTTTTGTGGATGGTGCGGGGAAGCCGGGTTGGCTCGGGACTGATCCCACGCTGCGCATCCACCGGCCATCGATACGTGGCTGCTGGCCGAGTGTGACAAATGTGGACAAGTAA
- a CDS encoding arylsulfatase — protein MKSLLTCLFLASAISLHAAAPRPNIVFFLIDDLGYADCGFNGGTVIKTPNIDALASGGTVLENHYVQPVCSPTRSSLMTGRYVSHTGVYTVVRPHAKWGLPLAERTLATALTEAGYTTAITGKWHLGEFDKAYLPTSRGFQHQHGHYFGALDYFTHVRDDSHDWYHDDQPLQEEGYSTHLVTKEAVRLIQAQPKEKPLFLYMPYNAVHGPLQVPESYLQPYAVLSGGRKQLAGMLACLDEAIGQVVAALEKSGLRENTLILFSSDNGGPPPGENTPLRDFKGSIYEGGVRAAAFANWPGKIPAGQRLTQPMHIIDWYPTLVKLAGGSLEQKLPLDGRDVWPMITEKAASPHDAILLAQSPENVAVRMGDWKLIVSTGADAELPEEGSTKAKKKGKGKVKAKGRKYEPVMLFNLAADPSEKTNLAEKDPERVTTMKAKLAELMKDAVPSGVR, from the coding sequence ATGAAGTCACTCCTCACCTGCCTCTTCCTTGCCAGCGCAATCAGCCTCCATGCGGCTGCGCCTAGGCCCAACATCGTCTTCTTTCTCATCGACGACCTCGGCTATGCGGATTGCGGCTTCAATGGAGGAACAGTGATCAAAACACCCAATATCGACGCCCTCGCCTCTGGCGGCACGGTCTTGGAAAACCACTACGTGCAGCCCGTCTGCTCGCCCACGCGGTCCTCACTCATGACAGGGCGCTATGTCTCGCACACTGGCGTGTACACCGTCGTGCGCCCGCATGCCAAGTGGGGCCTACCGCTGGCAGAGCGCACACTGGCCACCGCGCTCACGGAGGCAGGCTACACCACGGCCATCACCGGCAAATGGCACCTCGGAGAGTTCGACAAAGCCTACCTTCCCACCTCACGCGGCTTTCAGCACCAGCATGGGCATTACTTCGGAGCCCTCGATTACTTCACCCATGTGCGGGATGACTCGCACGACTGGTATCATGACGATCAGCCGCTCCAAGAGGAAGGCTACAGCACCCATCTCGTCACGAAGGAAGCCGTGCGGCTCATCCAAGCCCAGCCAAAGGAAAAGCCGCTCTTCCTCTACATGCCCTACAATGCCGTTCATGGCCCACTCCAGGTGCCAGAGAGCTATTTACAGCCCTACGCAGTCCTTAGCGGAGGGCGCAAGCAACTCGCCGGCATGCTCGCCTGCCTAGATGAGGCCATCGGTCAAGTCGTCGCAGCCTTGGAGAAATCGGGCCTGCGTGAGAACACCCTCATCCTCTTCTCCTCCGACAACGGCGGCCCACCACCCGGCGAGAACACTCCTCTGCGTGATTTTAAAGGCAGCATCTACGAGGGCGGCGTGCGAGCTGCCGCCTTCGCCAACTGGCCTGGCAAAATCCCCGCAGGTCAGCGCCTCACACAGCCCATGCACATCATCGACTGGTATCCCACGCTCGTGAAACTGGCCGGCGGCAGCCTGGAGCAAAAACTCCCGCTCGATGGTCGCGACGTCTGGCCCATGATCACCGAAAAAGCCGCCTCGCCACATGATGCCATCCTCCTCGCCCAATCACCCGAAAACGTCGCCGTGCGCATGGGCGACTGGAAGCTCATCGTCAGCACAGGAGCTGATGCTGAACTGCCGGAAGAAGGCAGTACCAAGGCTAAAAAGAAGGGTAAAGGCAAGGTGAAGGCCAAAGGCCGCAAATACGAGCCCGTGATGCTCTTCAACCTCGCCGCCGATCCGAGTGAAAAGACCAATCTCGCCGAAAAGGACCCCGAACGCGTCACCACCATGAAAGCCAAGCTCGCAGAGCTCATGAAGGACGCCGTCCCCTCCGGCGTGCGGTAG
- a CDS encoding LysM peptidoglycan-binding domain-containing protein, protein MKTLSHSLHGLPALVSFLGLVCTQSALSQPAAGNLPSGYTYMQSPPPGYGATTAAPRTAARAPAYPAYPAQSTYPQQPLVWPPGTPPPGSLPPPHTSAAPKTTSTKKKSTTPSKTSTAPKRSTSTSSGTSKDREQDHRISRLEDDVGGLRRGAVGRYSASDSSSGARGSYVVKPGDSLWQIANAHRVSPGEIMSLNRMKSDNVLVGQLLLIPGRAGASSGGSSMTKVSYKPYYYEVRSGDSSSSIAKKYGISRKSLMDANPRVDFGGGLIAGSRIVIPGKSVRIENHSSSSSSFSSAGGSYTVRPGDSLKAIAIRHGTSTSALASLNGIKDANKVIVGQRLVLPGGRAVSTSRSSLAYKPPVKSLAAASDDTVPLPGVTLPNDPPLVPPTTTKAPTYPAPSSTKPATGSASVNKVADSHRGILAYRVDASDTIETIATQFSTTPERIRQMNHLQPTTKLAGGDEIMVPTLGAVSTN, encoded by the coding sequence ATGAAGACTTTGTCGCACTCACTCCACGGTCTCCCGGCGTTGGTTTCATTCCTCGGGCTCGTCTGCACACAGTCGGCACTGTCCCAGCCCGCAGCCGGTAATTTGCCAAGTGGATACACTTACATGCAGTCTCCGCCACCAGGCTACGGTGCCACCACTGCTGCACCGAGGACGGCAGCCCGGGCTCCGGCCTATCCCGCGTATCCAGCCCAGTCCACCTATCCCCAACAGCCCCTCGTTTGGCCCCCAGGCACTCCACCGCCTGGATCACTGCCACCTCCGCACACAAGCGCTGCACCGAAGACGACATCCACCAAGAAAAAATCCACGACTCCCTCAAAAACCAGCACCGCGCCGAAAAGAAGCACTTCCACCAGCAGCGGCACGTCCAAGGATCGCGAGCAGGATCACCGCATCTCACGTCTTGAAGATGATGTGGGCGGACTGCGGCGTGGCGCAGTGGGGCGCTACTCGGCCTCGGACAGCTCCTCTGGAGCCAGGGGCTCCTACGTCGTGAAACCAGGTGATAGCCTGTGGCAGATCGCCAATGCTCACCGTGTCTCACCTGGAGAGATCATGTCACTCAATCGGATGAAGAGCGACAATGTGCTCGTCGGTCAGCTTTTGCTCATCCCTGGCCGTGCGGGTGCGAGCAGCGGTGGCAGCAGCATGACAAAAGTCAGCTACAAGCCCTACTATTACGAAGTGCGCTCTGGCGACAGCTCCAGCAGCATCGCCAAAAAATACGGCATCTCGCGGAAATCCCTCATGGATGCCAATCCTCGGGTGGACTTCGGCGGCGGACTCATCGCGGGCTCACGCATCGTGATTCCGGGTAAATCGGTGCGTATTGAGAATCATAGCAGCAGCTCTTCCTCCTTCTCCTCGGCTGGCGGCAGCTACACGGTGCGTCCAGGGGATAGCCTGAAGGCAATCGCCATCCGTCACGGCACCAGTACGTCCGCTCTCGCATCGCTCAATGGGATCAAGGATGCCAATAAGGTCATCGTCGGTCAGCGCCTCGTCCTGCCTGGTGGCCGTGCGGTTTCGACCTCTCGCAGCAGCCTCGCCTACAAGCCGCCAGTCAAATCTCTCGCCGCAGCCTCCGATGACACCGTGCCACTGCCTGGAGTCACCCTGCCAAACGATCCACCCCTAGTGCCACCCACCACCACCAAGGCACCGACTTACCCAGCTCCCAGCAGCACCAAGCCTGCCACCGGCAGCGCCAGCGTGAATAAAGTGGCTGATTCCCATCGTGGCATCCTCGCCTACCGCGTCGATGCCAGCGACACCATCGAGACGATCGCGACACAGTTCAGCACCACCCCAGAGCGCATCCGCCAGATGAATCATCTCCAGCCCACCACCAAGCTCGCTGGTGGTGACGAGATCATGGTGCCCACGCTCGGAGCTGTCTCCACGAACTGA
- a CDS encoding N-acetylmuramoyl-L-alanine amidase, which translates to MKFKDTALLLLRATASMSALALAFASLIWLQQRMLSLETPKIGPWDTDSQKIPLVLLDAGHGGHDGGAVANGAIEKNLTLEITRYLKDELTATGLRVAMTREKDAFLPLEERAALTAKTGADVFISVHINTDGDGATAEGVETYFAGKPSLQTLRKTASQPTGNAATPDSAELAALVQRNVCKTTEAENRGVKQRGYVVIEEAVCPAVLVECGFLTHPLESKKLKDTPHQKKIAQGIAAGVQLFLQTRDTPPLVVGAAP; encoded by the coding sequence TTGAAATTTAAAGACACAGCTTTGCTTTTGCTCCGTGCCACTGCCTCCATGTCGGCTTTGGCACTGGCTTTTGCCTCGCTGATCTGGCTTCAGCAGCGCATGCTCTCCCTAGAGACGCCCAAAATCGGCCCTTGGGACACGGATTCACAAAAAATCCCTCTCGTGCTGCTCGATGCCGGTCATGGCGGCCATGATGGCGGTGCCGTGGCAAATGGTGCGATTGAGAAAAACCTCACTTTGGAGATCACTCGCTATTTGAAAGACGAATTGACCGCTACTGGCCTCCGAGTGGCCATGACGCGTGAAAAAGATGCCTTTCTGCCGCTGGAGGAGCGTGCGGCCCTGACGGCGAAAACGGGGGCAGATGTCTTCATCAGCGTCCATATCAATACCGATGGGGATGGCGCTACCGCAGAGGGAGTGGAGACATACTTCGCCGGGAAGCCCTCTCTTCAAACCCTGCGCAAAACCGCCTCCCAGCCTACTGGCAATGCCGCCACCCCCGATAGCGCGGAGCTAGCCGCCCTCGTCCAGCGCAACGTCTGCAAGACCACCGAGGCAGAAAACCGTGGCGTGAAGCAGCGCGGCTATGTCGTCATCGAGGAAGCAGTCTGCCCGGCTGTGCTGGTCGAGTGCGGATTCCTCACGCATCCGCTGGAGTCCAAAAAGCTCAAAGACACACCGCATCAGAAGAAAATCGCCCAAGGCATCGCTGCGGGCGTGCAGCTCTTTCTCCAGACCCGCGACACACCGCCGCTCGTCGTCGGAGCTGCTCCTTGA
- a CDS encoding prolyl oligopeptidase family serine peptidase, with amino-acid sequence MHLCSTVLALPALLLAAAAALADGPKDNLATEVRPIPPPGITVPDADKARLTTSLQQLRSAIDEAAKAQAKNPRLADLLPDVEIYHKAVDWALRYGEFHKAPEIKSADEALAEGLRRATALKEGKSPWTAQRGLVVRGYRSRIDGSVQPYGMVIPESYVGAPARTDIWCHGRGETLSELAFIDQRSKQVGNIQPAGALVLHPYGRYCCANKFAGEIDALEAIAHAQKFYAIDADRLVMRGFSMGGAAAWQFAVHYADKWCAANPGAGFAETAQFLGGFQSEDVSKAPWYQKKLWHWYDATDNALNLEMCPTIAYSGEIDKQKQAADIMEQALRGEQVELQHIIGPQTAHKIHPDSLLEIERRLADICAIGRDRRPDEVHFSTWHLRYDRMHWVVVDALKHHWERGRIHARILSPTEVVVRSQNITAFTFDMPAGHSRLSLLSKINVTVDGQSLEVSRPRTDRSWRVHFRQKDGKWKQALSPELEDQGKLVKKHGLCGPIDDAFMDSFLFVRPTQPGLSEKATTWAKTELDRALYEWRRQFRGDAPIKDDTTITEADIAANHLVLWGDPQSNAVLAKIVSKLPIEWTATKLTANGKAHDPATHAPILIFPNPLNPTKYIVLNSSFTYREYDYLNNARQIPKLPDWAIIDLQQPSTTQAPGGITDAGFFDESWQFQPAPAAK; translated from the coding sequence ATGCACCTCTGCTCCACCGTACTTGCCCTCCCTGCCCTGCTCCTCGCCGCTGCCGCCGCACTCGCAGACGGCCCGAAGGACAATCTCGCCACCGAAGTCCGCCCCATCCCCCCACCCGGCATCACCGTCCCCGATGCAGACAAGGCCCGGCTCACGACGAGCCTGCAACAGCTCCGCAGCGCCATCGACGAAGCCGCAAAAGCCCAGGCAAAAAATCCCCGCCTCGCCGATTTGCTGCCAGATGTGGAGATTTATCACAAAGCCGTCGATTGGGCTCTGCGCTACGGGGAATTCCATAAGGCCCCAGAGATCAAATCCGCCGATGAAGCCCTCGCCGAGGGCCTCCGCCGCGCCACGGCCCTCAAAGAAGGAAAATCCCCCTGGACTGCCCAGAGAGGCCTCGTCGTCCGTGGCTACCGCAGCCGTATCGACGGCAGCGTGCAGCCCTACGGCATGGTCATCCCCGAAAGCTACGTCGGAGCCCCCGCACGCACCGACATCTGGTGCCATGGACGCGGAGAGACCCTGAGTGAGCTCGCCTTCATCGACCAGCGCAGCAAGCAAGTGGGCAACATCCAGCCCGCTGGTGCCCTGGTCCTGCATCCCTATGGCCGCTACTGCTGCGCCAATAAATTCGCCGGTGAAATCGACGCCCTCGAAGCCATCGCCCATGCCCAGAAATTCTACGCCATCGACGCAGACCGCCTCGTCATGCGCGGCTTCAGCATGGGTGGAGCCGCCGCCTGGCAGTTCGCCGTCCATTACGCCGACAAATGGTGCGCGGCCAACCCCGGTGCCGGTTTCGCCGAGACGGCGCAGTTCCTCGGTGGCTTCCAGAGTGAGGATGTCTCCAAGGCCCCCTGGTATCAGAAAAAGCTCTGGCACTGGTATGATGCCACCGACAATGCCCTCAACCTCGAAATGTGCCCAACCATCGCCTACAGCGGTGAAATCGATAAGCAAAAACAAGCCGCCGACATCATGGAGCAGGCTCTCCGTGGCGAGCAGGTCGAGCTCCAGCACATCATCGGCCCCCAGACAGCGCATAAGATCCACCCCGACTCCCTGCTCGAAATCGAGCGCCGCCTCGCCGACATCTGCGCCATCGGCCGCGACCGCCGCCCGGATGAAGTCCACTTCTCCACCTGGCATCTGCGTTATGACCGCATGCACTGGGTCGTCGTTGATGCCCTGAAGCATCACTGGGAGCGCGGACGCATCCACGCACGCATCCTCAGTCCCACAGAGGTCGTCGTTCGCAGTCAAAACATCACCGCATTCACGTTCGACATGCCAGCAGGCCACAGCCGCCTCTCCCTCCTGAGCAAAATCAATGTCACCGTCGATGGCCAGTCCCTAGAGGTGTCCCGCCCCCGCACCGATCGCTCCTGGCGTGTCCACTTCCGCCAAAAAGACGGCAAATGGAAACAAGCCCTCAGCCCCGAGCTCGAAGACCAAGGCAAACTTGTCAAAAAACACGGCCTCTGCGGCCCCATCGACGACGCCTTCATGGACTCCTTCCTCTTTGTCCGCCCTACGCAGCCTGGACTCAGTGAAAAAGCCACCACCTGGGCGAAAACCGAGCTCGACCGTGCCCTCTATGAGTGGCGGCGGCAGTTCCGTGGCGATGCGCCCATCAAAGACGACACCACCATCACTGAGGCCGACATCGCTGCGAACCACCTCGTCCTCTGGGGCGACCCACAGAGCAACGCCGTGCTCGCCAAGATCGTCAGCAAGCTCCCCATCGAGTGGACCGCCACCAAGCTCACCGCCAACGGCAAAGCCCACGATCCCGCCACCCACGCTCCCATCCTCATCTTCCCCAATCCTCTCAATCCCACCAAATACATCGTCCTCAATAGCAGCTTCACCTACCGCGAATACGACTACCTCAACAACGCACGCCAGATCCCGAAGCTCCCCGATTGGGCCATCATCGACCTCCAGCAGCCTAGCACCACCCAGGCCCCAGGCGGCATCACTGACGCCGGTTTCTTTGATGAAAGCTGGCAGTTTCAGCCAGCACCAGCGGCGAAGTAA